AAACCGCCGATAACCACTATAACTGAGCCATTACTCATCGTTTTAAAAGCACTTAACCCGATAGCAACTCCTAAAAGATTCAATAAAAAACTAAGGCCTAGGGCGGTTAAGGCCCCAACAAAAACGGCCGTCCAAGAAATCCTTTTATTTGGATGTATAGCCCAGTGTTCTTGATCCGATGTTACTTTGTGTGTCATTTGAAACTCCTTTTCTCTTATCGAATATAGCTTCAGGAATATAGATGAAGTTGTTTTTGGGACTGTTGCGTTCAATTTATATTAAATTGTAACGTATAGGAATTGTTACTATTCAAAAATTAACCTATATATTTTTATTTTTCAAGAGCATAAGTTGAATTCATGTACTCTTATTTTCTGCTATTTGCTCTATATTTCTAGAAATATTTTTGGCAATTGTACTTAAAGGTAAATCATTATCATCTTTTCCAAAAGGATCTTCCAATTCCTCGGATAATATTTCCAAACCCAATAAAATATATACGATCATTACCATCATCGGAATAATCAAAAATCCGAATGTGTCTACCCAACCAAAAGGGAACATGATGGCATAAAAAAGCATTGCTTGTTTCACAAAAAAAGCAAATGCATAAGGTACATGAGTATTGGCAATTCGTTCACAACCTCCAGTCATGTCGATTAAATTAGCTATATGAGTATCTAAAGTCAGGTATTGCTCAAACTGCAGTTTATTTTCTTGACGCAATTGATTCAGGATACGATACATTTTTTGCGTTACTAAAAGAACTGGATTTTTTTCTTCAAATTCATGAATACATAAGGAAATTAGCTCTGTTTGAATCTCTTTACTTTCTTTGCGTAAATGAGCCTTGATAATTAGAGGTAATTTTTTTAACAATTCATAAAACTCAGGATATTCATGTAATCCAATAAAAGCCTCGAACTTTAAACCTAAATTTCTACAATTGTTATTGATTGATCCCCATAAAATACGACCCTCCCACCAACGCGCATA
The DNA window shown above is from Legionella sp. PC997 and carries:
- a CDS encoding bestrophin family protein; this translates as MKPRSHNLLTWVPHLFLFYKEQVFQKLLPITIIVILYAVIIACFFENATRYSVGQFHLIFSFILTIIISFRVNTSYARWWEGRILWGSINNNCRNLGLKFEAFIGLHEYPEFYELLKKLPLIIKAHLRKESKEIQTELISLCIHEFEEKNPVLLVTQKMYRILNQLRQENKLQFEQYLTLDTHIANLIDMTGGCERIANTHVPYAFAFFVKQAMLFYAIMFPFGWVDTFGFLIIPMMVMIVYILLGLEILSEELEDPFGKDDNDLPLSTIAKNISRNIEQIAENKST